The region AGACGCGAGAAGTCCCGTCACACGGTCCTTCCGTTCCGCCGGAGGCTTTCCGGTGAGCAGCAAGGGCAGCTCGACGTTCTCGTAGGCCGTGAGGGTCGGGATCAAGGCGAAGAATTGGAAGATGAACCCGATCGTGCCCCGGCGCATGTCCGCCCGCTGATTGCGGTTGAGCTGGCTGACATCCTTGCCGTTGATGATCACCCGGCCGCTCGTCGGCCGATCGAGGCAACCCAGGAGCTGCAATAGGGTTGTCTTGCCCGAGCCAGAGGGACCGACCAGCGCCGCGAATTCACCGTTCTCGATCGACAGGCTGACGCCGCGCAGCGCCTGCGTCTCGACGGCGCCGATCGTGTACACACGGGTGACGTTCTCAGTTTTGGCGACTTCCATCGGTAGCGCTCCTTTACTTCTCGGCTCGCAGGGCCGCCACGGGCTCCATGCGCGAGGCCAGCACGGCAGGGTACACGCCGGCCAGCAGGGTGACGATGAAGGTCATCAGGCTCAGCCGGACGGTGTCCTGCAGCGTGAGTTGGGTGTAGATCTTGTCGGGGAACAGCAGCCCGGTGATCCCGTACCCCTCGAAATCGACGGGGAGCCCATAGCGAGTGAAGTAGGCGATGACGACGCCGCCGATGACCAGGCCGAGCACGATCCCGCCCACCGCCAGCATCCCCGACTCCGCCAGGAAGATGGCCAACAACCTCCGACCGCGCATGCCGATCGCCGATAGGATGCCGATCTCGCGTGTCCGCTCGTAGACCGACATGATCTGGGTGTTGACGATGACCGTGGCGCCGATGCCCAGGATGATGAGATAGAAGAAGGTCAGGTAGCCGACATAGAGTTGTTCGGTCTGAACGAGCAGCTCGTTCAGCTCATCCCAGGTCAGCACCTTGTACCCCGTGCCGGTGAGTGCGTCGACCACCGCCGGGGTTGCGGCCGTGTCCTTCAGCAGGATGAACACCGAGCTGGCGCGATTCCCGGCTCCGGTGATGGCTTGTGCCTTGACCAGCGGGAGGAGCACGGTCATTCGGTCGAAGCCGCTGGTCCCGGTGCTGAAGATGCCCCGCACAGTGAAGCGTTGTTCTTCGACGTTCCCGTCGGACGTATTCACCGAGAGGCTCACCTGGTCCCCCGCCGAGAGGC is a window of Anaerolineales bacterium DNA encoding:
- a CDS encoding ATP-binding cassette domain-containing protein, with translation MEVAKTENVTRVYTIGAVETQALRGVSLSIENGEFAALVGPSGSGKTTLLQLLGCLDRPTSGRVIINGKDVSQLNRNQRADMRRGTIGFIFQFFALIPTLTAYENVELPLLLTGKPPAERKDRVTGLLAS
- a CDS encoding FtsX-like permease family protein; this encodes MIQTLKLAFRNLGRNRRRTFFSALAMGIALTLLLLFASFIQGEMGSAIDMSIRLQSGHLQVRAESYDETKTSLKWEDLVENPDQVAAKVASIGLVTAATPRLYATGFVTTRDESTGVRVVGVDPLSEANAPYRDGMREGEFLSPDDREGVLLGWTLAKQLGLSAGDQVSLSVNTSDGNVEEQRFTVRGIFSTGTSGFDRMTVLLPLVKAQAITGAGNRASSVFILLKDTAATPAVVDALTGTGYKVLTWDELNELLVQTEQLYVGYLTFFYLIILGIGATVIVNTQIMSVYERTREIGILSAIGMRGRRLLAIFLAESGMLAVGGIVLGLVIGGVVIAYFTRYGLPVDFEGYGITGLLFPDKIYTQLTLQDTVRLSLMTFIVTLLAGVYPAVLASRMEPVAALRAEK